One window of the Rufibacter radiotolerans genome contains the following:
- a CDS encoding ABC transporter permease has translation MLKNYIKIAWKVLQRRKFFTFISLFGISFTLMVLMVVTSLFDHAFGPQMPERDTDRLLFVNMMREQGEQGYNTSGPPSYYFLDHYVKKLQTPEKVSISSVFTMVNSYVNDKKLALDLKHTDQAFWEVLDFEFLEGRAFNQQEVANASHVAVINQNTRKQYFGDAAAIGQDIVVNQVTYKVVGVVKDVPVLRLNSYADVWVPITLRQNEFKNDGLRGTFMGIIQAKKPGDMAKIKEEYAHMMSQVEIKNPKDVSQLFSFPDTILEFFARSALGKGQDSKLGLFYTLLALAAFLFMLLPTINLVNINISRIMERSSEIGVRKAFGASSKVIIGQFVVENVFLTLIGGLLGLVLSLGVMHLINNSGIIVYADLGLNIRVFAWGILLCLVFGLISGVYPAYKMSRLNAVEALRGGSK, from the coding sequence ATGTTAAAGAACTACATAAAAATTGCTTGGAAGGTCTTGCAACGGCGCAAGTTCTTCACCTTCATCAGCCTCTTCGGGATCAGTTTTACCTTGATGGTTTTGATGGTGGTTACCTCGCTGTTTGACCATGCCTTTGGCCCACAGATGCCAGAACGCGACACAGACCGGTTGCTATTTGTGAACATGATGCGCGAACAAGGAGAACAAGGCTACAATACCAGCGGTCCGCCCAGTTATTATTTCCTGGACCATTATGTGAAAAAGCTGCAGACCCCGGAGAAAGTCTCCATTAGCTCAGTATTCACCATGGTCAACAGCTACGTGAACGACAAGAAGCTGGCCCTGGACCTCAAGCACACAGACCAGGCGTTCTGGGAGGTGCTGGACTTTGAGTTTCTGGAGGGCCGCGCCTTTAACCAGCAGGAAGTAGCCAACGCCAGCCACGTGGCGGTCATCAACCAGAATACCCGCAAACAGTACTTTGGCGATGCCGCGGCCATTGGCCAGGACATTGTGGTGAACCAGGTCACTTATAAAGTAGTGGGCGTAGTGAAAGACGTGCCGGTGCTCAGGCTCAACTCTTACGCAGACGTTTGGGTGCCTATCACGCTGCGGCAGAATGAGTTCAAGAACGACGGCCTGCGCGGCACGTTCATGGGCATTATTCAGGCGAAGAAACCCGGTGACATGGCAAAAATCAAGGAAGAATACGCCCACATGATGAGCCAGGTAGAGATCAAGAACCCCAAGGACGTGTCTCAGCTGTTTTCTTTCCCAGACACTATTCTAGAGTTCTTCGCCCGTAGTGCCCTGGGCAAAGGCCAGGATTCCAAGCTTGGCCTGTTCTACACGCTTCTGGCGCTGGCGGCCTTTCTATTCATGCTGTTGCCTACCATTAACCTGGTCAACATCAACATCAGTCGCATCATGGAGCGGTCCTCAGAGATCGGGGTTAGAAAAGCCTTCGGGGCCTCTTCCAAGGTCATCATCGGGCAGTTTGTGGTGGAGAACGTGTTTCTGACCTTGATTGGCGGATTGCTGGGGCTGGTGCTTTCTTTAGGCGTCATGCACCTTATCAACAACAGCGGCATCATTGTCTATGCAGACCTGGGGTTGAACATACGCGTGTTTGCCTGGGGCATTCTGCTATGCCTTGTATTCGGGCTGATTTCAGGGGTTTACCCTGCTTATAAAATGTCACGCTTAAACGCCGTAGAGGCACTGAGAGGAGGTTCAAAATGA
- a CDS encoding ABC transporter permease has protein sequence MIRHLFKLIWNRKKSNFLLISEIFFSFLVLFGVLSFGLYNYHNYQKPLGFSHDNVWLLSLETRSDSAVQNAQIQEQVMQRVRSFPEVEHAAFSSSNAPFSFSSMNNRLAYGNVKDYDANQYDVEDAYKDVMGLKVVQGRWFGPQDGTTLHRPIVINRMVQKELFHGEDPIGKVIPMNDSLQYQVIGVTDYFRASSEYSAEEGAFFTRIDRQKNSKWLWNSLLIKVKPGTGVAFEEKMMRELGQIAKGWTMDVATLEKMRQNKAKMTLVPLIALTVVCGFLVFNVALGLFGVLWYNINKRTGEIGLRRAMGATTRQIRAQFVGEVVVLAFFGVVLGLLLAVQFPLLQVFQLSSEIYWQGMALAAVFIFLLTTLCALYPSRQASGIQPAVALHEE, from the coding sequence ATGATACGCCATTTGTTTAAACTGATCTGGAACCGGAAGAAGAGTAACTTCCTGCTGATCTCTGAGATTTTCTTTTCCTTTCTGGTGCTTTTTGGGGTCCTCAGCTTTGGGCTCTACAATTACCACAACTACCAAAAGCCGCTGGGCTTTTCCCATGACAACGTCTGGCTTCTCTCCCTGGAGACCCGGTCAGACTCGGCGGTCCAGAACGCGCAGATCCAGGAGCAGGTCATGCAGCGGGTGCGCAGTTTCCCCGAGGTGGAACATGCCGCCTTTTCCAGCAGCAATGCGCCTTTCTCTTTCTCTTCTATGAACAACAGGCTCGCCTACGGCAACGTCAAAGACTATGACGCCAACCAATATGACGTAGAAGATGCCTACAAAGACGTTATGGGTTTGAAGGTGGTACAGGGCCGCTGGTTCGGGCCGCAGGATGGGACTACGTTGCATAGGCCCATTGTCATTAACCGTATGGTTCAAAAAGAGCTGTTTCATGGGGAAGACCCTATTGGGAAGGTTATTCCCATGAATGATTCCCTCCAGTACCAGGTGATAGGCGTAACCGACTACTTTAGGGCCTCCAGTGAGTACAGCGCCGAAGAAGGGGCGTTTTTCACCCGCATTGACCGCCAGAAAAACAGTAAGTGGCTCTGGAACAGCCTGCTTATCAAGGTAAAGCCGGGCACCGGCGTGGCCTTTGAAGAGAAGATGATGCGTGAGCTGGGTCAGATTGCCAAAGGCTGGACCATGGACGTAGCCACCCTGGAGAAGATGCGGCAAAACAAAGCTAAGATGACCTTGGTGCCTTTGATTGCGCTGACGGTGGTGTGCGGGTTCCTGGTGTTCAACGTAGCGTTGGGTCTGTTTGGCGTGCTGTGGTACAATATTAACAAGCGCACAGGAGAAATTGGCCTGCGCCGCGCCATGGGGGCCACCACCCGCCAGATCAGGGCTCAGTTTGTGGGCGAAGTGGTGGTGCTTGCTTTCTTTGGGGTGGTGCTGGGGCTGTTATTAGCTGTACAGTTCCCGTTGCTGCAGGTATTCCAGCTTTCTTCTGAGATTTACTGGCAGGGAATGGCCCTGGCCGCGGTCTTTATTTTCCTGCTCACTACCCTTTGCGCCCTTTACCCCAGCCGGCAGGCCTCTGGTATACAGCCGGCTGTGGCCTTGCATGAAGAGTAA
- a CDS encoding sigma-54-dependent transcriptional regulator — protein MILIIDDDVAVRASLSLLLKQAGFATVQAANQPDALQAAAKHRPQLVLLDMNFSMETTGEDGLQLLQQLKQLYPIMPVILITGWGSINLAVEGIKAGAADFITKPWNNDYLLQAINTAIDLALPAREAATDKLTRKKLDELYDFSMIVGEDAGLLQVLRNVGQISATDASILIEGESGTGKELIAEAIHKNSHRSRAPFVKVNLGGISASLFESEMFGHRRGAFTDAKADRVGRFEMANKGTIFLDEIGELDLASQVKLLRVLQDRTYEVLGDSRSRNLDIRVICATNRDLREMVLEGKFREDLYYRINLITVRLPALRERPQDIPLLVQHFVNNLKRTYHKQELQVSAKALTWLKEQPLPGNIRELKNLVERTVLVSGKSLLGAEEFQNQLQGGLRKQEDKALPSVGAMTLDELEASMIKKSMAYYGNNVSKVAKALGVSRGSLYRRLEKFNIPYDAAE, from the coding sequence ATGATCCTTATCATTGACGATGACGTAGCCGTACGGGCCTCTTTAAGTCTGCTCTTAAAGCAGGCGGGCTTTGCCACGGTACAGGCCGCCAACCAACCCGACGCGCTACAGGCCGCCGCCAAGCACAGGCCCCAATTGGTGCTGCTGGACATGAACTTCTCCATGGAAACCACCGGCGAAGACGGCCTGCAGCTTCTGCAACAATTAAAGCAGCTCTACCCCATCATGCCCGTGATCCTCATTACCGGTTGGGGTTCCATTAATTTGGCGGTAGAAGGCATTAAAGCCGGCGCCGCTGATTTCATCACCAAACCCTGGAACAACGACTACCTGCTGCAGGCCATCAACACGGCGATAGACCTGGCATTGCCCGCGCGCGAAGCCGCCACTGACAAACTCACCCGCAAAAAACTGGACGAGCTCTATGACTTCTCCATGATCGTGGGCGAAGACGCAGGCTTACTGCAGGTGCTCCGGAACGTAGGGCAGATCAGCGCCACCGACGCCTCTATCTTAATTGAGGGCGAAAGCGGCACGGGCAAGGAACTCATCGCCGAGGCTATCCATAAGAACAGCCACCGCAGCCGGGCACCTTTTGTAAAGGTGAACCTGGGCGGCATTTCGGCTAGCTTGTTTGAGAGCGAGATGTTCGGGCACCGCCGCGGCGCCTTCACAGACGCCAAAGCCGACCGCGTGGGCCGTTTTGAAATGGCCAACAAAGGCACCATTTTCCTGGATGAGATTGGCGAATTGGACCTTGCCAGCCAGGTGAAACTGCTGCGCGTACTCCAGGACCGCACTTATGAGGTTCTCGGCGATAGCCGATCGCGCAACCTGGACATACGCGTCATCTGCGCCACCAACCGCGACCTGCGCGAGATGGTCTTGGAAGGCAAGTTCCGGGAAGACCTTTATTATAGAATCAACCTGATCACCGTGCGTCTGCCGGCGCTGCGCGAACGGCCCCAGGATATTCCGCTATTGGTGCAGCACTTTGTTAACAACCTCAAAAGAACCTACCACAAGCAGGAACTGCAGGTAAGTGCCAAGGCCCTAACCTGGCTGAAGGAACAGCCGTTGCCCGGCAACATACGCGAACTCAAAAACCTGGTGGAACGCACCGTGCTAGTGTCGGGTAAGAGCCTGCTGGGCGCCGAGGAGTTCCAGAACCAATTGCAGGGTGGCCTTCGCAAGCAGGAAGATAAAGCACTTCCGTCTGTAGGCGCTATGACTTTAGATGAATTGGAGGCCAGCATGATCAAGAAATCCATGGCCTATTACGGCAACAACGTAAGCAAAGTGGCGAAGGCCCTGGGTGTGAGCCGCGGCTCTCTGTACCGACGCCTGGAGAAGTTCAACATCCCGTATGACGCTGCGGAGTAA
- a CDS encoding sensor histidine kinase, which produces MTLRSKFIVTAAVLYLTMGVLAWQLLAYNQVLFVAAEVLIVISLVLTVQLYTSFVRPLNLIAAGVESIRDRDFSIKFMETGQKEVDQLISVYNQMIDELRQQRVTQTEKHFLLERLIEASPSGIILLDTYDRVAGLNPAAAQLLQTSGKDVVGKPLGELPGHWGNSLEKLPKDEQRVIRPNGIQTYRCRKIRFLDRGYHRYFILVEELTQELLEKERNAYEKLIRMMSHEINNSIGAVNSILHSFSYFSPQLDADTKLDFDEALQVCITRNQNLAGFMANFANVVRIPVPVKQPVNLHELLHSIHRLMGPSFEQKQVAWQWELDQEAPQVAVDVQQMEQVLINVIKNALEATDTGGWVKVKTSASPPTLLIQDNGQAITPKVQEKLFSPFFSTKANGQGIGLTMVREILLQHGFRFSLQTKEDGFTTFAIELAEA; this is translated from the coding sequence ATGACGCTGCGGAGTAAGTTTATTGTCACCGCTGCGGTGCTCTACCTGACCATGGGCGTGCTGGCCTGGCAACTGCTGGCCTATAACCAAGTGCTCTTTGTCGCCGCCGAGGTCTTGATTGTCATCAGTCTGGTGCTTACAGTGCAGCTCTACACTTCTTTTGTGCGCCCTCTCAACCTTATCGCCGCCGGCGTGGAATCCATCCGGGACCGGGATTTCTCCATCAAGTTCATGGAGACGGGCCAGAAAGAGGTAGACCAATTGATCTCGGTCTATAATCAGATGATAGATGAGCTGCGGCAACAGCGCGTGACCCAAACTGAGAAGCATTTCCTGCTAGAACGGCTTATTGAAGCCTCACCGTCGGGCATTATCTTATTGGATACCTATGACCGCGTGGCCGGCCTGAACCCGGCGGCGGCGCAGCTGTTGCAAACCTCGGGCAAAGACGTGGTAGGCAAACCGCTGGGCGAGCTGCCGGGCCACTGGGGTAACTCGCTGGAGAAACTGCCTAAAGACGAGCAGCGCGTGATCAGGCCCAACGGCATTCAGACGTACCGCTGCCGCAAGATCAGGTTCCTGGACCGGGGCTACCACCGCTACTTTATCTTGGTGGAGGAGCTGACCCAGGAACTGCTGGAGAAAGAGCGGAACGCCTATGAGAAGCTCATTAGAATGATGTCGCATGAGATCAACAACTCCATTGGCGCCGTCAACTCCATCCTGCATTCCTTCTCCTACTTCTCGCCGCAACTGGACGCAGACACCAAGCTAGATTTTGACGAGGCCCTGCAGGTCTGCATTACGCGTAACCAGAACCTGGCCGGTTTCATGGCCAACTTCGCCAATGTGGTGCGCATTCCGGTGCCCGTTAAGCAGCCTGTGAACCTGCATGAGCTATTGCATAGCATTCATAGACTCATGGGGCCAAGCTTTGAGCAGAAACAGGTGGCCTGGCAATGGGAGTTAGACCAGGAAGCCCCGCAAGTGGCGGTAGATGTGCAACAGATGGAGCAGGTGCTTATCAATGTTATCAAAAACGCCCTGGAGGCAACAGACACTGGTGGATGGGTGAAGGTAAAGACCAGCGCCTCGCCGCCAACACTTCTTATTCAGGACAATGGGCAGGCCATTACCCCCAAGGTTCAGGAAAAGCTTTTCTCGCCTTTCTTCAGTACCAAGGCCAACGGTCAGGGCATCGGGCTTACCATGGTGCGGGAAATCCTTTTACAGCACGGGTTCAGGTTCTCACTGCAGACAAAAGAGGACGGTTTCACCACGTTTGCCATAGAACTGGCCGAAGCCTGA
- a CDS encoding DUF72 domain-containing protein, translating to MDFGRLSNISQVDFTLPEDHPATHQVLARAQRPTKPSLYLGCPTWTNKSWLGTYYPDGAQDAQLLYWYGRQFNTLEMNTTHYRIPDATSINRWRQAVPTGFVFCPKLPQVISHDQLLRHVGEPTKLFCDAILGLEDRLGMAFLQLPPFFGPEDWPTLDQFLEQFPKEVPLAVEFRHEDWFKESPVTQQAFQTLEERSITTIMTDVAGRRDVLHMRLTTPVAMIRFNGYGLVPSDYTRLDAWAERIHQWLEEGLHRLYFFMHQPEVLDAPPALAYLMDQLEKRTCLSLPRPQKVVQFVQGSLF from the coding sequence ATGGATTTCGGCCGTCTCTCCAACATAAGCCAGGTAGACTTCACCCTTCCGGAAGACCACCCTGCCACCCACCAGGTACTAGCCCGGGCCCAGCGCCCTACCAAGCCCTCTTTGTACCTGGGCTGCCCCACCTGGACGAACAAATCCTGGCTGGGCACCTATTACCCAGACGGCGCCCAGGATGCGCAGCTGCTCTATTGGTATGGCCGCCAGTTCAATACCCTGGAGATGAACACCACCCACTACCGCATTCCGGACGCCACCTCCATTAACCGGTGGCGGCAGGCGGTACCTACCGGGTTTGTGTTCTGTCCCAAGTTGCCGCAGGTGATTAGCCATGATCAACTCCTACGCCACGTGGGTGAACCCACCAAATTGTTCTGCGACGCCATTTTAGGCCTGGAGGACCGTCTGGGCATGGCGTTTCTGCAACTGCCCCCGTTCTTCGGGCCCGAAGACTGGCCTACGTTGGATCAGTTCCTGGAACAGTTCCCTAAGGAGGTGCCCCTGGCCGTGGAATTCAGGCATGAAGACTGGTTTAAGGAATCGCCGGTTACCCAACAGGCTTTCCAGACTCTGGAAGAACGCAGCATCACTACTATTATGACAGATGTGGCTGGCCGCCGAGATGTACTCCACATGCGCCTGACCACACCCGTCGCCATGATCCGGTTTAACGGGTATGGTCTGGTTCCCTCTGACTACACCCGCCTGGACGCCTGGGCCGAAAGAATCCACCAATGGCTGGAGGAAGGCTTGCACAGACTCTATTTCTTCATGCACCAGCCAGAGGTACTGGACGCCCCGCCTGCCCTGGCTTACCTAATGGACCAACTGGAAAAACGCACCTGCCTCTCCCTGCCACGCCCTCAGAAAGTAGTACAGTTTGTACAGGGCAGCCTGTTTTAG
- a CDS encoding septal ring lytic transglycosylase RlpA family protein: protein MGIQKIYYALTVLFIFFFSFAPTAFGQEVGDTQKGLASWYGSKYHGKRTSSGQVYNRHKLTAAHNGLPLGSTVKVTNTANGESVVVYINDRGPFRGARIIDLSEAAARKIDYHKEGLAKVTVEVLELPEEFLASRAKSQKPVMEPEVKEEVIASAAKTVATPFSSTPAVAPAEGPVMKPVVVPAVTPQPMYVVQAGAYSSVSNAEAQVEKLRRMYQKMPIALVEETVNGKKVHRILAGKFVSKTIAEQARKDLGKRGFNGLVRQVAEPTAIATL from the coding sequence ATGGGGATACAGAAAATTTACTATGCGCTTACCGTTCTTTTCATATTTTTCTTCAGCTTTGCGCCCACAGCATTTGGGCAAGAGGTAGGCGATACGCAAAAGGGTTTAGCATCATGGTATGGATCTAAATATCACGGTAAACGGACCAGCAGTGGCCAGGTTTATAACCGCCACAAACTCACCGCAGCCCACAACGGCCTTCCGTTAGGCTCTACCGTGAAAGTAACCAACACCGCTAACGGCGAAAGCGTAGTGGTTTACATCAATGACCGTGGTCCTTTCAGAGGTGCCCGTATCATTGATCTCTCAGAGGCAGCCGCCCGCAAGATTGACTATCACAAAGAAGGCCTGGCCAAAGTGACCGTTGAGGTTCTTGAACTGCCAGAAGAATTCCTGGCAAGCCGCGCCAAATCCCAGAAACCAGTTATGGAGCCCGAAGTGAAAGAGGAAGTGATTGCCTCTGCCGCTAAAACTGTGGCCACGCCATTTTCTTCTACACCTGCTGTTGCCCCTGCTGAGGGACCTGTCATGAAACCAGTGGTGGTACCTGCGGTGACGCCGCAACCCATGTACGTGGTACAAGCCGGCGCCTATAGCAGCGTAAGCAACGCAGAGGCCCAGGTGGAGAAACTACGCCGCATGTACCAGAAAATGCCCATTGCCTTAGTGGAAGAAACCGTGAACGGCAAGAAGGTGCACCGTATTCTGGCTGGCAAGTTTGTCTCCAAGACCATTGCAGAACAGGCCCGTAAAGATTTAGGCAAGAGAGGATTCAACGGGTTAGTGCGGCAAGTGGCAGAACCTACCGCCATAGCTACGCTCTAA
- a CDS encoding toxin-antitoxin system YwqK family antitoxin, with amino-acid sequence MGNRRTWAKVIMLSLCVVWTINQQAQAQIIGKEKKSKLFFWQKSKTPLVLEPVDSAVLNDSLAKPSLATAAPDSVAEKDKKKEPKKKKTYFGYRVKRGFARQGKGKNQIVETFYYLRDYKEPNPYVRDKHFYDVKKRRIFRAPTLDPSKTKMLILHGPYTKKRGDVLIEQGYFYVGAKHLRWETFRPDSTLVQKQHYEKGFLRDAVITYYDAAKTKIKEVIPYQYGQVQGEYYKFYENGQLEWQGSYDKGRKVGTWINFYDFRGRRQFEFQYAESAFDPPIEPVLVKQYDRHGALVFEKKE; translated from the coding sequence ATGGGTAACAGAAGAACGTGGGCAAAAGTGATCATGCTGAGCCTCTGCGTGGTTTGGACAATAAACCAGCAGGCGCAGGCGCAGATCATAGGCAAAGAGAAGAAGAGCAAACTGTTCTTCTGGCAGAAGTCTAAAACGCCTTTGGTGCTGGAACCGGTAGATTCTGCTGTGTTGAATGATTCCCTGGCCAAGCCTTCTTTGGCCACCGCCGCCCCAGACAGCGTGGCGGAGAAGGACAAGAAAAAAGAGCCTAAAAAGAAGAAGACCTACTTTGGCTACCGCGTGAAACGGGGCTTTGCCCGGCAGGGCAAAGGCAAGAACCAGATAGTGGAGACCTTCTATTACCTGCGCGACTACAAAGAACCCAACCCCTACGTGCGCGACAAGCATTTCTATGATGTGAAGAAGCGCCGCATCTTCAGGGCACCCACCCTGGACCCTTCCAAAACCAAGATGCTGATCCTGCACGGGCCGTACACCAAAAAGCGCGGTGACGTGTTGATTGAGCAGGGGTATTTCTACGTGGGGGCCAAGCACCTGCGTTGGGAAACCTTCAGGCCAGACAGTACCCTGGTGCAAAAGCAGCATTATGAGAAAGGGTTCCTGCGTGACGCCGTCATTACCTACTATGATGCCGCCAAAACCAAGATCAAGGAAGTGATTCCGTACCAGTACGGCCAGGTGCAGGGCGAGTACTACAAATTCTATGAGAACGGCCAGCTGGAGTGGCAGGGCAGCTATGACAAAGGCCGTAAGGTAGGTACCTGGATCAACTTCTATGATTTCAGGGGGCGCCGCCAGTTTGAGTTCCAATACGCTGAGTCTGCCTTTGACCCGCCCATTGAACCGGTGCTGGTGAAGCAGTACGACCGCCACGGGGCGTTGGTGTTCGAGAAGAAAGAGTAG
- a CDS encoding YraN family protein, which produces MTHNTQLGQLGEKAAEAYFLNQGYAVLERNFRHKRAEVDLIVVKDKVLVLVEVKTRSSYNFGFPEEAVSARKEELLQLAANHYLELHQWPHEIRFDVVSILWRADQPEILHIEDAFH; this is translated from the coding sequence ATGACACACAATACTCAACTGGGCCAACTAGGCGAAAAGGCCGCCGAGGCTTATTTCCTGAACCAGGGGTATGCCGTGCTGGAACGCAATTTCAGGCACAAGCGAGCCGAGGTGGACCTGATTGTAGTCAAGGACAAAGTGCTGGTGCTGGTAGAGGTGAAAACCCGGAGCTCCTATAATTTCGGGTTTCCCGAGGAGGCGGTCTCCGCTAGAAAGGAAGAACTCCTGCAGCTGGCGGCCAACCACTACCTGGAGCTACACCAATGGCCACATGAAATCCGGTTTGACGTGGTCTCCATTCTTTGGCGGGCCGACCAACCCGAGATCCTGCACATTGAAGACGCCTTCCATTAA
- the lipB gene encoding lipoyl(octanoyl) transferase LipB, with protein MSENKNIVFENLGLVDYQQAWDYQEQLLKKVTEVKTLNRSLPEGERQPTPNYLLLCQHPHVYTLGKSGHEEHLLLDQQGLAEKEATFYKINRGGDITYHGPGQLVAYPILDLENFFTDIHKYLRLLEEAVIQTLADYGLQAGRISGLTGVWLDFEEQRNPRKICAMGVKCSRWITMHGLALNVNTDLAYFGNIVPCGISDKAVTSLEKELGRAVPLADVEEKLLKHFEQLFEARLLEHQL; from the coding sequence ATGAGTGAGAATAAAAACATTGTTTTTGAGAACCTGGGCCTGGTAGATTACCAGCAGGCCTGGGACTATCAGGAGCAGCTTTTGAAAAAGGTGACGGAGGTGAAAACCCTTAACCGGTCCTTGCCGGAAGGGGAGCGCCAGCCTACGCCTAATTACCTGCTCTTGTGCCAGCACCCGCATGTATACACCTTGGGCAAAAGCGGCCATGAGGAACACTTGCTGCTAGACCAGCAGGGCCTGGCCGAGAAGGAAGCCACCTTCTATAAAATTAACCGGGGCGGTGATATCACGTATCATGGACCCGGGCAACTGGTGGCCTACCCTATTCTGGACCTGGAGAACTTCTTCACCGATATCCATAAATACCTGCGCTTGCTGGAGGAGGCCGTGATTCAGACATTGGCGGACTACGGCCTACAAGCGGGCAGGATTTCCGGTTTAACCGGCGTGTGGCTTGATTTTGAGGAGCAGCGCAACCCCAGAAAGATCTGCGCCATGGGCGTGAAATGCAGCAGATGGATCACCATGCACGGGTTGGCGTTGAACGTGAACACAGACCTGGCTTATTTTGGGAACATTGTGCCCTGCGGTATTTCTGATAAGGCCGTTACGTCCCTGGAAAAGGAACTGGGGAGGGCAGTGCCCCTGGCCGATGTGGAGGAAAAGCTCCTCAAACATTTTGAACAATTATTTGAGGCACGGTTGTTGGAGCATCAGTTATGA
- a CDS encoding glycosyltransferase family 4 protein has product MKFFTYLLSFSWSFFIALFAIPSIVYVAHLKNILDQPNKRTVHVSLTPRLGGLGVFAGFMSALTIFGDLTNGVQQVLAGCIILFFGGLKDDLVSISAFKKFFMQVLSTGVVMFIADIRITSFQGIFGIHELPIGLSYGFTFFTIVGITNAINLIDGLDGLAGTIVTIIVATFGFFFWYAHLEDYANYAGVAVCLIGGLLGFLRYNFYKARIFMGDTGSLLCGFVVSIMAIQFIEMRFVPSSPSVALGVLFVPLFDTLRVSFIRIMKGMSPFSPDKNHIHHRILAMGFSQVSTVLILALLNVLVILFVFNFAHWGNLNLLLCLLGFSVVLSAVLGQYATKPTTTG; this is encoded by the coding sequence ATGAAATTTTTTACTTATCTGCTTTCCTTTAGCTGGTCGTTTTTCATTGCGCTCTTTGCTATACCCTCTATAGTATATGTGGCCCACTTGAAGAACATTCTGGACCAGCCTAACAAACGGACAGTGCACGTATCGCTTACCCCCCGGTTGGGTGGGTTAGGGGTGTTTGCCGGGTTCATGTCGGCGCTCACCATTTTCGGGGACCTGACCAATGGCGTGCAGCAGGTATTGGCCGGTTGCATTATCCTGTTCTTTGGCGGCTTGAAAGATGACCTGGTGTCCATTTCGGCCTTCAAAAAGTTCTTTATGCAGGTGCTTTCCACTGGGGTGGTCATGTTCATAGCCGATATCAGGATCACCAGTTTCCAGGGGATTTTCGGGATTCATGAACTGCCCATAGGCCTGAGTTACGGGTTTACCTTTTTTACCATTGTAGGTATTACCAATGCCATTAACCTGATAGATGGCTTAGACGGGTTGGCTGGGACCATTGTCACCATTATTGTGGCCACCTTTGGGTTCTTTTTCTGGTACGCCCACCTGGAGGACTACGCCAACTATGCCGGCGTGGCGGTGTGTTTGATTGGTGGTTTGCTAGGGTTCCTGCGCTACAACTTTTACAAGGCCCGAATTTTTATGGGTGATACGGGCTCACTGCTTTGTGGCTTTGTGGTCTCCATTATGGCTATCCAGTTTATTGAGATGCGGTTTGTGCCTTCTTCGCCTTCGGTGGCGCTAGGGGTTCTGTTTGTGCCGCTGTTTGACACCCTTAGGGTTTCCTTTATCAGGATTATGAAGGGCATGTCTCCGTTCTCACCAGATAAGAACCATATTCACCACCGTATTCTGGCCATGGGTTTCAGTCAGGTAAGCACTGTGCTTATTCTGGCGCTGCTTAATGTACTGGTGATTCTGTTTGTGTTCAACTTCGCCCATTGGGGCAACCTTAACCTGTTGCTCTGCCTGCTGGGCTTCTCGGTGGTATTGAGCGCTGTGTTGGGTCAGTATGCTACTAAGCCAACTACCACTGGCTAA